A DNA window from Acidimicrobiales bacterium contains the following coding sequences:
- a CDS encoding TIGR03960 family B12-binding radical SAM protein, with amino-acid sequence MTSLWPRIESLLAQVTKPARYIGGELGALRPVHAPGRVAWLLLYPDTYEIGLPNQGLQILYEILNERDDAVAERAYAPWTDMEAAMRAASVPLFSLEGSLPASAFDVLAFNLSAELTYTNVLNLVDLAGVPVRSADRGPTDPLVVAGGHCAFNPEPLADFVDAFVLGDGEEAVGELTEVIGAWQAAGSRSRPDLLVALAAVPGVYVPSCYEPVYDDGRLTGVVPRLAGVPARVEKRTIADLGQWPYPKQQLVPLVEVVHDRLNVEVFRGCTRGCRFCQAGMITRPVRERPVEQVDRMVREGLARTGYDEVTLTSLSSADFSGIEGAVSSVINDPECSGQVSVSLPSLRVDAFTVGLAAEIQKVRRTGLTFAPEGGTWRMRQVINKLIREEDLYAAVDAAFSQGWQRVKLYFLIGLPTETDEDVLGIARLARNCVEIGRRHHRSVTVTASVGGFVPKPHTPFQWFGQNTIEELRRKVGLLKDEARATRGLTLRWHDPEATAAEGIVSRGDRRMGAVVEHVWRAGGTFQEWSEHFDLGLWRDALDAAGLDLADAVYRHREQDEVLPWDHLSAGLHRDFLWQDFQEALAEHGLEDCRWTPCYDCGACTGLGVEHMVASAVPPAGGSQGTGQDLATGGAVPVRFLDKAPIVAAVGGARSA; translated from the coding sequence ATGACCTCCCTGTGGCCACGGATCGAGTCTCTCCTGGCCCAGGTCACGAAGCCCGCCCGCTACATCGGCGGCGAGCTCGGGGCGCTCCGTCCCGTCCATGCACCCGGGCGCGTGGCCTGGCTGCTGCTGTATCCCGACACGTACGAGATCGGGCTGCCCAACCAGGGCCTGCAGATCCTCTACGAGATCCTGAACGAGCGTGACGACGCCGTCGCGGAGCGCGCCTACGCCCCCTGGACCGACATGGAGGCCGCCATGCGGGCCGCCTCGGTCCCGCTGTTCTCGCTCGAGGGGAGCCTCCCGGCCTCGGCGTTCGACGTCCTGGCCTTCAACCTCTCGGCCGAGCTGACCTACACCAACGTGCTGAACCTGGTGGACCTGGCCGGCGTGCCCGTGCGCAGCGCCGACCGGGGCCCCACCGACCCCCTGGTGGTGGCGGGGGGCCACTGCGCCTTCAATCCCGAGCCCCTGGCCGACTTCGTCGACGCCTTCGTGCTGGGCGACGGCGAGGAGGCGGTGGGCGAGCTGACCGAGGTGATCGGGGCCTGGCAGGCCGCGGGGAGCAGGTCGCGCCCCGACCTGCTCGTGGCCCTGGCGGCGGTCCCGGGCGTCTACGTCCCCTCGTGCTACGAGCCGGTCTACGACGACGGGCGCCTGACCGGTGTCGTCCCGCGCCTCGCCGGCGTCCCGGCGCGCGTGGAGAAGCGGACGATCGCCGACCTCGGGCAGTGGCCCTACCCGAAGCAGCAGCTCGTGCCGCTGGTCGAGGTCGTCCACGACCGGCTCAACGTCGAGGTCTTCCGGGGCTGCACGCGGGGGTGCCGGTTCTGCCAGGCCGGCATGATCACCCGCCCGGTGCGCGAGCGCCCCGTGGAGCAGGTGGACCGGATGGTGCGCGAGGGGCTGGCCCGCACCGGGTACGACGAGGTGACGCTGACCTCGCTGTCGAGCGCCGACTTCTCCGGCATCGAAGGTGCGGTGTCCTCGGTGATCAACGACCCCGAGTGCTCGGGCCAGGTGTCGGTGAGCCTCCCGAGCCTGCGGGTGGACGCGTTCACCGTGGGCCTGGCGGCGGAGATCCAGAAGGTCAGGCGCACCGGGCTCACCTTCGCCCCCGAGGGCGGCACGTGGCGCATGCGCCAGGTGATCAACAAGCTCATCCGCGAGGAGGACCTCTACGCCGCCGTCGACGCCGCGTTCTCGCAGGGCTGGCAGCGCGTGAAGCTGTACTTCCTGATCGGCCTGCCGACCGAGACCGACGAGGACGTGCTCGGGATCGCCCGCCTGGCCCGGAACTGCGTGGAGATCGGCCGACGCCACCACCGCTCCGTCACCGTGACCGCCTCGGTCGGCGGATTCGTGCCGAAGCCGCACACCCCGTTCCAGTGGTTCGGGCAGAACACGATCGAGGAGCTCCGGCGCAAGGTGGGGCTGCTCAAGGACGAGGCCCGGGCCACGCGCGGGCTGACCCTGCGCTGGCACGACCCCGAGGCCACCGCGGCCGAGGGCATCGTGAGCCGGGGGGACCGCCGCATGGGCGCGGTGGTGGAGCACGTGTGGCGGGCCGGCGGCACCTTCCAGGAGTGGTCCGAGCACTTCGACCTCGGCCTGTGGCGCGACGCCCTGGACGCCGCGGGCCTGGACCTCGCCGATGCCGTGTACCGCCACCGGGAGCAGGACGAGGTCCTGCCCTGGGACCACCTGTCGGCCGGCCTGCACCGGGACTTCCTGTGGCAGGACTTCCAGGAGGCGCTGGCCGAGCACGGCCTGGAGGACTGCCGCTGGACCCCCTGTTACGACTGCGGGGCCTGCACCGGCCTCGGCGTCGAGCACATGGTCGCCTCCGCCGTCCCCCCGGCGGGCGGCAGCCAGGGGACGGGCCAGGACCTGGCGACCGGGGGTGCGGTGCCCGTGCGGTTCCTCGACAAGGCGCCGATCGTCGCCGCGGTGGGCGGGGCGCGATCGGCATGA
- a CDS encoding TIGR03936 family radical SAM-associated protein, with the protein MKVRARFTKVGRVRWTSHRDVARMWERALRRGRVPVAYTAGFSPRPQLSFGLALPTGCESVAEYLDISLATPVDPVDLGALVGPLLPDGVDVVAAGVLEHGAPSLQEMVSSCTWEIEVPGDPDDLGAAIERVLGAASLPIRRERKGRAVVDDLRPSVLALSSAGAGATGALLLAELGTRPRGVRPAELAQAMGIELGLARRTRQLIERDGSRGEPLVADHTGAAFTWERAS; encoded by the coding sequence ATGAAGGTGCGGGCGCGCTTCACCAAGGTCGGGCGGGTGCGCTGGACCAGCCATCGCGACGTGGCGCGCATGTGGGAGCGCGCCCTGCGCCGGGGCCGCGTTCCGGTGGCCTACACCGCGGGGTTCTCGCCGCGCCCCCAGCTGAGCTTCGGCCTCGCCCTGCCCACCGGCTGCGAATCGGTGGCCGAGTACCTCGACATCTCGCTGGCCACGCCCGTCGACCCGGTCGACCTCGGCGCACTCGTCGGGCCACTGTTGCCCGACGGCGTCGACGTCGTCGCCGCGGGTGTCCTCGAGCACGGCGCCCCGTCGCTCCAGGAAATGGTGTCCTCGTGTACCTGGGAGATCGAGGTGCCGGGTGATCCCGACGACCTCGGTGCGGCCATCGAGCGCGTGCTCGGGGCCGCCTCCCTCCCCATCCGGCGCGAGCGAAAGGGGCGTGCCGTGGTCGACGACCTGCGCCCCTCGGTGCTGGCGCTGTCGTCAGCCGGCGCCGGTGCGACCGGGGCCCTGCTCCTCGCGGAGCTGGGCACCAGGCCACGCGGCGTCCGTCCCGCCGAGCTCGCCCAGGCGATGGGCATCGAGCTCGGCCTTGCCCGCAGAACCCGTCAACTGATCGAGCGCGACGGCTCCCGCGGGGAGCCCCTCGTGGCGGACCACACCGGTGCCGCCTTCACCTGGGAGCGCGCCTCGTGA
- a CDS encoding Rne/Rng family ribonuclease — protein MSDTSAGPPAAEPTGSPSVPASTDPASSDAAPHEPQSNGSASTGSPTGDAPTGDAPSSDSPSPPSSTGASRNRRRRKPAGAAEDAGGKAGADEDAGGEAGADEDAGGEAGAAPADVAAVGAVAGATATIAEVVPTAAPSPRLGDTRPPPARPRIGDTRPARVPATPAPAAAVAPASPATRAPRGAKRPAPASSVVAAPAPGGGDADDDTGEGSPAGGRSRRKSGRERRGRPVGRYLMCVHVRPHATQIAVLEGRTLVEHYVSRISDDATQIDGNIYRGRVQNVLPGMEAAFIDIGTPKNAVLYRGDVRYDRDDIETAQKSSPRIEEMLRPGQVILCQVTKNPIGAKGARLTQEVSLPGRFVVMVPNSTAFGISKRLDDNERKRLRRIVDEVRPPGHGLIVRTAAEGASQEELRHDVDRLVSQWAVIEAEAGRSSAPGLLYREPDLAVRIVREEFNREYRGVVIDDEELFAQVRDYIGQVNPELADRVEYYDPQAENLPVFERFHVHEQLHKALDRKVWLTSGGSIIIERTEALTVIDVNTGKNVGTSNLEETVYRNNLEAAEEIARQLRLRDIGGIIVIDFIDMEIRENRDRVAAALRSALARDKTRTQVFDISELGLVEMTRKRVSEGLVESLSSTCTICGGRGIVLDDTLL, from the coding sequence ATGTCCGATACGAGCGCCGGGCCGCCGGCGGCCGAGCCGACCGGCTCGCCGTCCGTGCCCGCATCCACCGACCCCGCGTCGAGCGACGCTGCGCCGCACGAGCCCCAGTCCAACGGCTCGGCATCGACCGGCTCGCCCACCGGCGACGCGCCCACCGGCGACGCGCCCTCGAGCGACTCGCCGTCACCACCGTCCTCCACCGGCGCATCCCGTAACCGCCGCCGGCGCAAGCCGGCCGGTGCCGCCGAGGACGCGGGCGGCAAGGCCGGGGCCGACGAGGACGCGGGCGGCGAGGCCGGGGCCGACGAGGACGCGGGCGGCGAGGCCGGGGCGGCGCCTGCCGACGTCGCCGCCGTCGGCGCCGTCGCGGGCGCGACCGCCACGATCGCCGAGGTCGTCCCCACCGCGGCGCCGTCGCCCCGGCTCGGCGACACGCGGCCGCCCCCGGCGCGCCCGAGGATCGGCGACACCCGTCCCGCCCGCGTCCCCGCCACCCCCGCACCGGCGGCCGCGGTGGCGCCTGCGAGCCCGGCGACCCGCGCGCCGCGCGGCGCCAAACGCCCGGCGCCGGCGTCGTCGGTGGTGGCGGCGCCGGCCCCGGGCGGTGGGGACGCCGACGACGACACCGGCGAGGGGTCGCCCGCCGGGGGCCGGTCGCGCCGCAAGAGCGGCCGGGAGCGCCGGGGCCGCCCGGTGGGCCGGTACCTGATGTGCGTGCACGTGCGGCCCCATGCCACCCAGATCGCCGTGCTGGAAGGGCGCACGCTGGTCGAGCACTACGTGTCGCGGATCTCCGACGACGCCACGCAGATCGACGGCAACATCTACCGGGGCCGTGTCCAGAACGTGCTGCCGGGCATGGAGGCGGCCTTCATCGACATCGGCACGCCCAAGAACGCCGTGCTCTACCGGGGTGACGTCCGCTACGACCGCGACGACATCGAGACGGCTCAGAAATCCTCCCCGCGCATCGAGGAGATGCTCCGGCCCGGCCAGGTGATCCTGTGCCAGGTCACCAAGAACCCCATCGGCGCCAAGGGGGCCCGGCTCACCCAGGAGGTGTCGCTGCCGGGGCGCTTCGTCGTCATGGTGCCCAACTCCACGGCGTTCGGCATCTCCAAGCGCCTCGACGACAACGAGCGCAAGCGCCTGCGCCGCATCGTGGACGAGGTCCGGCCGCCCGGCCACGGCCTCATCGTGCGCACGGCGGCCGAAGGGGCCAGCCAGGAGGAGCTGCGCCACGACGTCGACCGGCTGGTGTCGCAGTGGGCCGTTATCGAGGCCGAGGCGGGCCGGTCGAGCGCGCCGGGCCTGCTGTATCGCGAGCCCGACTTGGCGGTGCGTATCGTGCGCGAGGAATTCAACCGCGAGTACCGCGGTGTCGTCATCGACGACGAGGAGCTGTTCGCCCAGGTCCGCGACTACATCGGGCAGGTGAACCCCGAGCTCGCCGACCGGGTCGAGTACTACGACCCCCAGGCCGAGAACCTCCCGGTGTTCGAGCGGTTCCACGTCCACGAACAGCTGCACAAGGCGCTCGACCGCAAGGTGTGGCTGACGTCGGGCGGCTCGATCATCATCGAGCGCACCGAGGCCCTCACCGTCATCGACGTCAACACCGGCAAGAACGTGGGGACCTCGAACCTCGAGGAGACCGTCTACCGCAACAACCTCGAGGCCGCCGAGGAGATCGCCCGCCAGCTGCGCCTGCGGGACATCGGGGGGATCATCGTCATCGACTTCATCGACATGGAGATCCGGGAGAACCGGGACCGGGTGGCCGCCGCCCTGCGCTCGGCGCTGGCACGCGACAAGACCCGGACCCAGGTGTTCGACATCTCCGAACTGGGTCTCGTGGAGATGACCCGCAAGCGGGTCTCGGAGGGCCTGGTGGAGTCGCTCTCGAGCACCTGCACGATCTGCGGGGGCCGCGGGATCGTGCTCGACGACACGCTGCTGTAA
- the rplU gene encoding 50S ribosomal protein L21, whose amino-acid sequence MYAVIQSGGKQERVAEGQQLRVELLGVPEGSEVELAPVLVVDEERVLATPAELAGAVVAARVVGHELGPKIRGFTYQAKARRRRRWGHRQQYATVEITSITVPTGS is encoded by the coding sequence ATGTACGCAGTGATCCAGAGCGGAGGCAAGCAGGAGCGCGTGGCCGAGGGCCAGCAGCTGCGCGTGGAGCTCCTGGGGGTGCCCGAGGGCAGCGAGGTCGAGCTGGCCCCGGTCCTGGTGGTCGACGAGGAGCGGGTGCTCGCCACCCCGGCCGAGCTGGCCGGGGCCGTCGTGGCCGCCCGGGTGGTGGGCCACGAGCTGGGCCCCAAGATCCGGGGCTTCACGTACCAGGCCAAGGCCCGCCGCCGGCGCCGGTGGGGGCACCGCCAGCAGTACGCCACGGTCGAGATCACGTCGATCACCGTCCCGACCGGCAGCTAG
- the rpmA gene encoding 50S ribosomal protein L27 has translation MSKTKGGGSTRNGRDSKSKRLGVKAYDGMTVPAGAIILRQRGTKFHPGENVGRGGDDTLFATAGGVVSFGSRKGRRLVSVRAES, from the coding sequence GTGTCGAAGACCAAAGGCGGCGGCTCCACCCGCAACGGCCGTGACTCGAAGTCCAAGCGCCTCGGCGTGAAGGCCTACGACGGCATGACCGTCCCGGCCGGGGCCATCATCCTGCGCCAGCGCGGGACGAAGTTCCACCCCGGCGAGAACGTCGGGCGGGGCGGTGACGACACCTTGTTCGCGACCGCCGGAGGTGTCGTGAGCTTCGGCAGCCGCAAGGGCCGTCGCCTCGTGAGCGTTCGCGCCGAGTCCTGA
- the obgE gene encoding GTPase ObgE, whose translation MPGFVDEAQVHVKAGDGGAGAVSFRREAHVSRGGPDGGDGGHGGDVWLVASPNQASLLGFRDHPHRRATNGQHGQGKRRHGARGPALDVAVPVGTMVRARDGTVLADLAAAGDRWLAAEGGRGGRGNARFLSNRRRAPAFAEQGEAGEERWLDLELKLLADVALVGMPNSGKSTLISRISAAKPKIADYPFTTLEPHLGVVRMGRQGDETEFVVADIPGLIEGAAEGRGLGHRFLRHTERARVLVVLLDLAASDGRAPEDQERILLEELGRFRPELLDRPRVVVGSRADAAPGAVGGPALRVSGVTGAGVPELLALLAAAVTDARGAAAAPDGSIVIHRPVAEGVEVSRADDGSFVVQGRAALRAVALSDLTDDGAVDYVQHRLRRLGVERALVRAGVREGDVVHLGALSFTYQRDEGVDAAVAKPPPAPIRRSRRRDGGDEQ comes from the coding sequence GTGCCCGGGTTCGTCGACGAGGCGCAAGTCCACGTGAAGGCCGGGGACGGCGGAGCGGGCGCGGTGTCGTTCCGCCGTGAGGCGCACGTGTCGCGGGGCGGCCCCGACGGGGGCGACGGCGGTCACGGCGGTGACGTGTGGCTGGTGGCGTCGCCCAACCAGGCATCGCTCCTCGGCTTTCGCGACCACCCCCACCGGCGTGCCACCAACGGCCAGCACGGGCAGGGCAAGCGGCGCCACGGGGCCCGCGGGCCCGCCCTCGACGTCGCCGTGCCCGTCGGCACCATGGTGCGTGCCCGCGACGGCACCGTCCTCGCCGACCTGGCGGCGGCGGGGGACCGGTGGCTGGCCGCCGAGGGCGGCCGGGGCGGCCGGGGCAACGCCCGTTTCCTCTCCAACCGGCGCCGGGCGCCGGCCTTCGCCGAGCAGGGCGAGGCCGGGGAGGAGCGCTGGCTCGATCTCGAGCTGAAGCTGCTCGCCGACGTCGCGCTGGTCGGCATGCCCAACTCGGGCAAGAGCACGCTCATCTCGCGGATCTCGGCGGCGAAGCCGAAGATCGCCGACTACCCGTTCACCACGCTCGAGCCGCATCTCGGCGTGGTGAGGATGGGACGACAGGGCGACGAGACCGAGTTCGTGGTGGCCGACATCCCCGGCCTGATCGAAGGCGCCGCCGAGGGGCGGGGCCTCGGGCACCGGTTCCTTCGCCACACCGAGCGTGCCCGTGTGCTCGTGGTGCTGCTCGACCTGGCGGCCTCCGACGGGCGCGCCCCGGAGGACCAGGAGCGCATCCTGCTCGAGGAGCTGGGCCGCTTCCGCCCGGAGCTGCTCGACCGGCCCCGCGTGGTCGTCGGCTCGAGGGCCGACGCCGCCCCCGGTGCCGTCGGCGGGCCGGCTCTCCGGGTCTCGGGGGTGACCGGCGCCGGGGTCCCGGAGCTGCTCGCCCTGCTCGCCGCCGCCGTCACCGACGCCCGGGGGGCGGCGGCGGCACCCGACGGGTCCATCGTGATCCACCGGCCTGTCGCCGAGGGTGTCGAGGTCAGCCGCGCCGACGACGGGTCCTTCGTCGTGCAGGGCCGCGCCGCGCTGCGCGCCGTCGCCCTGTCGGATCTGACCGACGACGGCGCCGTCGACTACGTCCAGCACCGCCTGCGCCGGCTCGGAGTGGAGCGCGCCCTCGTGCGCGCCGGCGTGCGCGAGGGGGACGTCGTCCATCTCGGCGCCCTCAGCTTCACGTACCAACGCGACGAAGGCGTCGACGCCGCCGTGGCCAAGCCCCCGCCCGCGCCCATCCGCCGATCCCGGCGACGCGACGGCGGAGACGAGCAGTGA
- the proB gene encoding glutamate 5-kinase, with product MSRPSAPGVDPIGAAGAADPIGAAGAADAIGAAGVAGIVTRTVVAKIGSSSLTDAGGGVDTAAVDALCAEVAALHALGHSVVLVSSGAIAAGWSAMGGGPRPSDPATLQAVSAVGQPRLMRVYDDALGRHGLAVGQVLLAPLDFIHRQQYLHARRTLARLLELGVVPVVNENDATSDDEIRFGDNDRLAALVAHLVAADLLVLLTDTAGLLTADPRTTAEASLIEEVVEVDKELEALAGGPGTEVGSGGMASKLAAAKIAAWSGVETVIADAARPGVLRGAVLGEPGVGTVFRPRGRRLPARKLWIAFAVAAAGSLVVDEGARLALVEREASLLPAGVVSVSGRFDADDAVEIAGPDGVVFAKGLARHSAERIASWAGRRTTELPEALPHEVVHRDDLVVLV from the coding sequence GTGAGCCGGCCCTCCGCGCCGGGCGTCGACCCGATCGGCGCAGCAGGCGCGGCCGACCCGATCGGCGCAGCAGGCGCGGCCGACGCGATCGGCGCAGCAGGCGTGGCCGGCATCGTCACCCGCACCGTGGTGGCCAAGATCGGGTCGTCGTCGTTGACCGACGCCGGCGGGGGCGTGGACACCGCCGCCGTCGACGCTCTGTGCGCAGAGGTGGCGGCGCTGCACGCGCTCGGCCACAGCGTCGTCCTCGTCAGCTCGGGTGCCATCGCGGCGGGCTGGTCCGCCATGGGCGGCGGGCCGCGGCCGAGCGACCCGGCCACCCTGCAGGCCGTGTCGGCGGTGGGCCAGCCCCGGCTCATGCGCGTCTACGACGACGCCCTGGGCCGGCACGGCCTGGCGGTGGGGCAGGTACTGCTGGCGCCGCTCGACTTCATCCACCGCCAGCAGTACCTCCACGCCCGCCGGACGCTGGCGCGCCTTCTCGAGCTGGGCGTGGTCCCCGTCGTCAACGAGAACGACGCCACCTCCGACGACGAGATCCGCTTCGGCGACAACGACCGCCTGGCCGCCCTCGTCGCCCACCTGGTCGCCGCCGACCTCCTGGTGCTGCTCACCGACACCGCCGGCCTGCTCACCGCCGACCCCCGTACCACCGCCGAGGCATCGCTCATCGAGGAGGTCGTGGAAGTCGACAAGGAGCTCGAGGCGCTGGCCGGTGGACCGGGCACCGAGGTCGGCAGTGGGGGGATGGCGTCGAAGCTGGCGGCCGCCAAGATCGCCGCGTGGTCGGGCGTCGAGACGGTGATCGCCGACGCCGCCCGCCCCGGCGTGCTGCGCGGCGCCGTGCTCGGGGAACCCGGCGTGGGCACCGTGTTCCGCCCGCGCGGGCGCCGGCTGCCGGCGCGCAAGCTCTGGATCGCCTTCGCGGTGGCGGCGGCGGGCAGCCTCGTGGTCGACGAGGGCGCCCGGCTCGCCCTCGTCGAGCGGGAGGCGTCGCTCCTTCCGGCGGGGGTGGTCTCGGTGTCGGGCCGGTTCGACGCCGACGACGCCGTGGAGATCGCCGGGCCCGACGGCGTGGTCTTCGCCAAGGGGCTCGCCCGGCACTCCGCCGAGCGCATCGCGTCGTGGGCCGGCCGGCGCACGACGGAGCTCCCCGAGGCGCTGCCCCACGAGGTCGTGCACCGGGACGACCTCGTGGTGCTGGTCTGA
- a CDS encoding glutamate-5-semialdehyde dehydrogenase, with protein MARAHLVDLGRRAKAASRALAVAGTAAKDGALGVAADLVEGRAREILGHNAADLDSAGAEGASEVQLDRLRLTGDRVLAMAASLRDIAALRDPVGEVVEGWRRPNGLLIERVRVPLGVVGIIYENRPNVTSDAAGLCLKAGNATMLRGSSSALRSNTAIVGCLRDALAKVGLPEDAVVLVSDTSRDAAVEFMQLEGMIDCLVPRGGHSLVASIREHATVPYVIDGDGNCHVYVDGAADLDMALSIVVNAKTQRPGVCNAAESLLVHEDVAAEFLPRAAEALAGVELRGDERSRAVVAAMGPATEEDFATEFLGPVLSVAVVRDLGAAIDHIARYGSGHSEAIVTTDLRAAERFCREVDAAAVVVNASTRFVDGGEFGLGSEIGISTQKLHARGPMGLRELTCVKYLVIGDGQVRS; from the coding sequence ATGGCCCGAGCGCACCTCGTCGACCTCGGGCGCCGCGCCAAGGCGGCGTCGCGTGCGCTCGCCGTGGCCGGCACCGCCGCCAAGGACGGGGCCCTGGGCGTGGCGGCCGACCTGGTGGAGGGGCGCGCCCGCGAGATCCTCGGCCACAACGCCGCCGACCTGGACAGCGCCGGGGCGGAGGGGGCCAGCGAGGTCCAGCTCGACCGGTTGCGCCTCACGGGCGACCGGGTGCTGGCCATGGCGGCCAGCCTGCGCGACATCGCCGCGCTGCGCGATCCCGTGGGTGAGGTCGTCGAGGGATGGCGGCGGCCCAACGGCCTGCTCATCGAACGTGTCCGCGTCCCGCTCGGGGTGGTGGGTATCATCTACGAGAACCGGCCCAACGTCACGAGTGACGCCGCGGGGCTGTGCCTGAAGGCGGGCAACGCCACCATGCTGCGGGGCTCGTCGAGCGCCCTGCGCTCCAACACCGCCATCGTCGGCTGTCTGCGCGACGCGCTCGCCAAGGTAGGACTCCCGGAGGACGCCGTGGTGCTCGTGTCCGACACGAGCCGTGACGCCGCGGTGGAGTTCATGCAGCTCGAGGGCATGATCGACTGTCTGGTGCCGCGCGGCGGCCACTCGCTGGTGGCGTCGATCCGCGAGCACGCCACCGTGCCCTACGTCATCGACGGGGACGGCAACTGCCACGTGTACGTCGACGGCGCCGCCGATCTCGACATGGCCCTCTCCATCGTCGTGAACGCCAAGACGCAGCGGCCCGGGGTGTGCAACGCCGCGGAGTCCCTCCTCGTGCACGAGGACGTGGCTGCCGAGTTCCTGCCGCGCGCCGCCGAGGCGCTCGCCGGCGTGGAGCTGCGCGGCGACGAGCGCAGCCGGGCCGTCGTCGCGGCGATGGGGCCGGCGACCGAGGAGGACTTCGCCACCGAGTTCCTGGGCCCGGTGCTGTCGGTGGCGGTGGTGCGCGACCTCGGCGCCGCCATCGACCACATCGCCCGGTACGGCTCGGGGCACTCGGAGGCCATCGTGACCACGGACCTGCGTGCCGCCGAGCGGTTCTGCCGCGAGGTCGACGCCGCCGCCGTGGTGGTGAACGCCTCGACCCGGTTCGTCGACGGGGGGGAGTTCGGGTTGGGATCGGAGATCGGGATCTCGACGCAGAAGCTCCACGCCCGCGGGCCGATGGGACTACGCGAGCTGACCTGTGTGAAGTACCTGGTGATCGGGGACGGGCAGGTGCGGTCATGA
- a CDS encoding MoxR family ATPase, whose protein sequence is MSVAGEAGAATEENVTGVPGPLGFPDPGPPLFSSVTEVRERLAEVGYLADDGIAGVVHLADRLAKPVLVEGPAGTGKTELAKSVARVTGSRLIRLQCYEGLDESKALYEWNYKKQLLRIQAQRVVDDTGSAPGAGTAPAAAGAWRDLEDDIFSEEFLLTRPLLEAIRSHERVVLLIDEVDRVELETEALLLEVLSEYQVSIPELGTVRAEQIPLVFLTSNNTRELSEALKRRCLYLHLDYPSLERERDIVLARVPGVTEELADQVARIVRSLRTLELKKYPSVSETLDWARTLVVLGVESIDAQQATATLHVLLKYRSDLERAAKELAGAGEKRA, encoded by the coding sequence ATGAGCGTGGCGGGCGAGGCCGGAGCGGCGACCGAGGAGAACGTCACGGGGGTCCCCGGCCCCCTCGGGTTCCCGGACCCCGGCCCGCCCCTGTTCTCCTCGGTGACCGAGGTGCGCGAGCGCCTGGCGGAGGTCGGCTACCTCGCCGACGACGGCATCGCGGGCGTGGTCCACCTGGCCGACCGTCTGGCCAAGCCCGTGCTGGTGGAGGGGCCGGCGGGCACCGGCAAGACCGAGCTCGCCAAGTCCGTCGCCCGGGTGACGGGGAGCCGGCTCATCCGCCTGCAGTGCTACGAGGGCCTCGACGAGTCCAAGGCGCTCTACGAGTGGAACTACAAGAAGCAGCTGCTGCGTATCCAGGCGCAGCGCGTCGTCGACGATACCGGGTCGGCCCCCGGAGCAGGCACCGCACCGGCCGCGGCGGGCGCGTGGCGCGACCTCGAGGACGACATCTTCTCCGAGGAGTTCCTCCTCACCCGACCGTTGCTCGAGGCCATCCGCTCCCACGAGCGCGTGGTCCTTCTGATCGACGAGGTCGACCGCGTCGAGCTCGAGACCGAGGCGCTGCTGCTCGAGGTGCTGTCGGAGTACCAGGTCTCGATCCCCGAGCTCGGGACGGTGCGCGCCGAGCAGATCCCGCTCGTGTTCCTGACGTCGAACAACACCCGCGAGCTGTCGGAGGCGCTCAAACGCCGTTGTCTGTACCTGCACCTCGACTACCCGTCGCTCGAGCGCGAGCGCGACATCGTCCTGGCCCGCGTCCCGGGCGTCACCGAGGAGCTCGCGGACCAGGTGGCGAGGATCGTCCGGTCGCTGCGCACGCTCGAGCTCAAGAAGTACCCGTCGGTCTCCGAGACCCTCGACTGGGCACGCACGCTGGTCGTGCTGGGCGTCGAGTCGATCGACGCCCAGCAGGCGACCGCCACGCTGCACGTCCTGCTCAAGTACAGAAGCGACCTCGAGCGGGCGGCCAAGGAGCTCGCCGGCGCCGGGGAGAAGCGGGCCTGA